Proteins from one Patescibacteria group bacterium genomic window:
- the ftsW gene encoding putative lipid II flippase FtsW → MHRKSKLKKLIDDVFHVKGNLNDINYLLFFIFVFLIFFGILMLMSASSVYSYQKFGSTYYMFWHQILYGFLPGLFAFYFCLKFDFRNWKKFAFLMLIISIVLLVVVFIPGIEANYGKARSWINVFGISVQPSEIVKLTFLIYLASWLDSKGDKKIRDLNTGLLPFVVIVSIVAILMLLQPDLGTLSIIIAISLISFFVGGADVKHMLWMLTSASGLLFLAIKFAPYRAARLMVFLDPSKDPQGIGYHLNQSLIAVGSGGIFGVGLGYSRQKYGYLPEVAGDSIFGIIGEELGFLICIIYVFVIFAFVYQGFKVAKQSKSYFGRILATGIVSWLGFQSFINISSMIGLLPMTGVPLPFVSYGGTAMIMNMASVGILLNISKNTNS, encoded by the coding sequence ATGCATAGAAAGTCTAAGTTAAAAAAATTGATAGATGATGTATTCCATGTTAAGGGTAATCTGAATGATATAAATTATTTATTATTTTTTATTTTTGTGTTTTTGATTTTTTTTGGAATACTTATGCTTATGTCTGCAAGTTCTGTTTATTCTTATCAAAAATTTGGAAGCACTTATTATATGTTTTGGCATCAAATTTTGTATGGATTTTTACCGGGTCTTTTTGCTTTTTATTTTTGTTTGAAATTTGATTTTCGTAATTGGAAAAAATTTGCATTTTTGATGCTTATAATTTCTATTGTATTGTTGGTTGTAGTTTTTATTCCTGGAATTGAGGCTAATTATGGAAAAGCTAGAAGTTGGATAAATGTTTTTGGTATTTCCGTTCAGCCATCTGAAATTGTAAAACTTACTTTTCTTATATATTTAGCATCTTGGCTTGATTCAAAAGGTGACAAAAAAATTAGAGATTTAAATACAGGACTTTTGCCATTTGTTGTAATTGTATCTATTGTTGCAATACTTATGCTTTTACAGCCTGATTTAGGAACTCTCAGTATTATAATTGCTATTTCACTTATTAGTTTTTTTGTAGGTGGAGCTGATGTAAAACATATGTTATGGATGCTTACTTCTGCATCGGGATTGTTGTTTTTAGCAATAAAATTTGCTCCATACAGAGCTGCTAGGCTTATGGTATTTTTAGATCCAAGTAAAGATCCACAAGGTATTGGTTATCATTTAAATCAGTCTCTTATAGCTGTTGGTTCAGGTGGTATTTTTGGTGTAGGATTGGGATATTCTAGACAAAAATATGGATATTTGCCAGAAGTAGCAGGAGACTCAATTTTTGGAATAATTGGAGAAGAATTGGGATTTTTAATATGTATAATTTATGTTTTTGTTATTTTTGCGTTTGTTTATCAAGGTTTCAAAGTAGCCAAACAATCCAAAAGTTATTTTGGAAGAATTTTGGCTACTGGGATAGTTTCTTGGCTTGGTTTTCAGAGTTTTATAAATATTTCATCAATGATAGGACTTTTGCCTATGACAGGAGTTCCACTTCCATTTGTAAGTTATGGTGGAACAGCTATGATTATGAATATGGCATCAGTAGGAATTCTTTTAAATATTTCTAAGAATACAAATAGTTAA